One segment of Triticum aestivum cultivar Chinese Spring chromosome 2A, IWGSC CS RefSeq v2.1, whole genome shotgun sequence DNA contains the following:
- the LOC123188798 gene encoding 26S proteasome non-ATPase regulatory subunit 11 homolog — MSAMQSSYLPATTESIAMAQEAKDASESILILYRVLEDPSSSSDAVRTKEVAITNLTNYLTKENRAEELRNLLTQLRPFFALIPKAKTAKIVRGIIDAVSKIPGTSDLQVSLCKEMVEWTRAEKRTFLRQRVEARLAALLLESQEYTEALTLLSGLIKEVRRLDDKLLLVDIDLLESKLHFSLRNLPKAKASLTAARTAANAIYVPPAQQGTIDLQSGILHAEEKDYKTAYSYFFEAFEGFNALDDPKAIFCLKYMLLCKIMVNQADDVAGVISSKAGLKYVGPDVDAMKAVADAYSKRSLKYFETALGDYKAQLEEDPIVHRHLSSLYDTLLEQNLCRLIEAYSRVDIAHVAEMIELPIEHVEKKLSQMILDKKFAGTLDQGAGCLIIFEDAKTEAIFPATLETISNVGKVVESLYMRSAKIMA, encoded by the coding sequence ATGTCTGCGATGCAATCATCGTATCTTCCTGCTACCACTGAGTCAATTGCAATGGCTCAGGAAGCTAAGGATGCTTCAGAGTCCATTTTAATCCTCTACCGTGTGCTTGAAGACCCGTCTTCTTCTTCAGATGCAGTTAGAACAAAAGAAGTTGCCATTACAAATCTGACAAACTATCTCACAAAAGAGAACAGAGCCGAGGAACTTAGGAATCTGTTGACCCAGCTCAGGCCATTTTTCGCACTGATTCCCAAGGCAAAGACCGCAAAGATTGTGCGTGGCATCATTGATGCCGTTTCCAAGATACCTGGAACATCTGATCTTCAGGTCTCACTCTGCAAGGAGATGGTGGAATGGACACGTGCAGAGAAACGTACCTTCCTGAGGCAGCGTGTAGAAGCAAGACTAGCAGCCCTTCTTTTGGAAAGTCAGGAGTACACTGAAGCTCTTACCCTTCTTTCTGGTCTTATCAAGGAAGTGAGGAGGCTGGATGACAAATTGCTTCTTGTTGACATTGACCTTCTGGAGAGCAAACTCCATTTCTCTCTAAGGAACCTTCCAAAGGCCAAGGCTTCTCTGACTGCCGCAAGAACTGCAGCGAATGCCATTTATGTTCCGCCAGCGCAGCAGGGCACTATTGACCTGCAGAGTGGAATCCTTCATGCTGAAGAGAAGGATTACAAGACCGCCTACAGTTACTTCTTTGAAGCGTTTGAAGGGTTTAATGCACTGGATGACCCTAAGGCCATCTTCTGCTTGAAGTACATGCTTCTGTGCAAGATAATGGTCAACCAAGCTGATGATGTTGCAGGAGTAATCTCGTCTAAGGCAGGCCTGAAGTATGTTGGTCCTGATGTGGATGCTATGAAAGCTGTTGCAGATGCCTACTCAAAACGATCTCTCAAGTACTTTGAAACCGCTCTTGGTGACTACAAGGCCCAGCTGGAGGAGGATCCTATTGTCCACAGGCACCTCTCGTCTCTGTATGATACCCTCCTGGAGCAGAACCTGTGCAGGCTGATTGAAGCCTACTCAAGGGTGGATATTGCGCACGTAGCAGAGATGATCGAGCTGCCAATCGAGCATGTTGAGAAGAAGCTGTCACAGATGATCCTGGACAAGAAATTCGCAGGGACTCTGGATCAGGGTGCGGGCTGCCTTATCATCTTCGAAGACGCCAAGACGGAGGCGATCTTCCCAGCTACGCTGGAAACAATTTCGAATGTGGGGAAGGTTGTCGAGAGCCTTTACATGAGGTCAGCAAAGATCATGGCCTGA